CTCGATGACGGCGAAGGGCGCCTGTATCCCGAAGAGGCGGGGGAGGAGATCGCCGAAGAACCCGCCCATCAGGACGCCGAAGATCGTCCCGGAGATCCCGCAGGCGAAGAGTACAAGGGCGAGATCCCGCACCGTCCCCGGCGTCCGTCCGGCCCCTCTCAGGACGAGAGCGGCGAGAAGGGCGAGGAGGATGCCGTAGCCGGCGTCGCCGAGCATGATCCCGAAGGTGAGCACGAGCACCGGGGCGAGGAAGAGGGTGGGATCGACGCTGCCGTATGCCGGCGTCCCGAAGGTGGCGGTGAGAAAGCCGAAGGGTGCGAGCCAGCCGGGATGGTCGAAGGCGACCGGCGCATCCTCGCCGGGCGGGTCGAAGATGCAGAAGGCAAGCCCGTCCGTCGCCCGCTCGCAGACCGATGCGACGCCGTCGGCCTCGTCCTCCCTGACCCACCCGTGGAGCACGGTCATACCGGCGGTGCCGCCCATGAGCCTGGCGGCCTCCTCCCGCTCCCTGAGAAACGCGAGTTCTTCGGCAAGGGCCCGCATGGCCGTGAGGTGCCCGGCGGCGATCGCCGTGAGGTCGGCGACGATCTCCTCACGCTTCCGGAGAAGCGCCGTGCGTTCCCCTGCAAGCCTGGCCAGCCCCTCTTCGGGCGCCCCCTCCTGTATCCCCGGGGCAAACTCCCTGAAGGCGAGTTTCCTGAGGACGGCGTCGACCTGCGCCGCCGCCGTCGGATGGGCGGTCGTGAGGGCGACGGTGGGGTTTTCGCCGATCCCGCAGAGGCAGAACCACGCGGCAAGATCCGGCATATGCCCGGCAAGGTACGCCTCGATCTCCCGGCACTCGCCGGCCGGGATCGTCCCGGCCCTGACCTCGAGGAAGCGGGAGGATCCGAGCCATGCGAGGTCGATCCCGAAGGGGAGGAGGTATCCGAGCATCTCCTCCTCTTCATCGATGCGTTCGAGTCTCCCGGCGATCGCCCCGTCTTCTGTCTTCAGGGCGAGCACCCTCTCGATCACCCCGTGCAGCCCTCCGGCGTCTGCAAGGACGGCGTCCGCACCGCGCACTGCGACCGGCACCCGCGACGGCGTCGTCGGGAAGAAGATCTCTCTGATCGGGTTTGTTTCCGGGAGGATGGATTCAAGCGCCTCGATGCACCGCTCAAGGCGCGCCCGCTCGGTGGCGATCGCCGGTATCCGCTCAGACCGCGGGCGGGGGCTGATGAGCCCCTGCAGTCCATCCACATCGCCGGCCGCCTCCAGTTCGACGGCCCCGGCCTCCTGGAGGGCGGCGATGCATGGCTCGTACGCCCCGGTGTGCACCCCGACGGTCAGCCTACGCATCCGTGCCGGTCTCAACACCGCCGGTCACCTCCCGCACCAGGAAGGCGACGGCGTCGTCGAGGCGTCCGGCCGCCGCCCTCTGGATCCTCGTCGCCTCCTTCTCCGCCCCAGCCCTGATCCGCTCTGCCTCCTCCGCGGCCCCGGCCCTGGCGGCGGCGACGAGGGCGGCGGCCTCAGCCTCGGCGTGGCGGCGCTCTGCTGCCGCTGACGCTGCCGCCCGTTCGCGCCCCCGCTCCAGCCTGACGCCGGCCTCTTCCCGCGCCCTGGCGATGCGGGCGAAGGCCTCCTCTTCAGCCCGCTTCACGAGTTCGATCTCATGGAAGGGCATCTCTATAACACCCTAACGAGCCTGAACCGTCAGGTCATTTATGTGTTTCTCTTCGGCTCGCACGATATCCGGCGATCTTCAATGTGCTACATGATGCAACAATGTATATATTTAGACAACGCCCATGCTATGGTATGCAGACCAAGATCCTCCTCGACGAGGATGCAATCCCGAAGGCGTGGTACAATATTCAGGCCGATTTGCCCTCGCCTCTCGACCCGCCGCTCCACCCTGGAACCGGAAAGCCGGTGGTGCCCGGGGATCTCGCTCCGATCTTTCCGATGGAGTTGATCAGGCAGGAGATGAGCACGCAGCGCTCGATCCCGATCCCGGACGAAGTGCGGGAGATCCTCAGTCTCTGGAGGCCGAGCCCGCTCTACCGTGCGAGAAGGCTGGAGCAGCACCTCAAGACGCCGGCAAAAATCTACTTCAAGTGGGAAGGTGTCTCCCCGCCGGGCAGCCACAAGCCCAACACCGCCATCCCGCAGGCCTACTACAACATGAAGGCCGGTGTCGAGCGTCTCGCCACCGAGACCGGGGCCGGGCAGTGGGGCTCGTCCCTTGCGTTCGCCACCGCTCTCTTCGACATGGAGTGCACTGTCTACATGGTCAGGTCGAGCTATGACCAGAAGCCCTACCGGAAGAGCATGATGCAGGTCTACGGCGCCGAGTGCTTCCCCTCGCCGAGCCCCCGCACCGCCTCCGGGCGAAAGGTGCTGGCGGAGCATCCCGACACCCCGGGCTCCCTGGGCATCGCCATCTCAGAGGCGGTGGAGGACGCTGCAGGACGGTCTGACACCAACTATGCCCTCGGCTCCGTGCTCAACCACGTCTGCCTCCACCAGACGGTGAT
Above is a window of Methanofollis tationis DNA encoding:
- a CDS encoding V-type ATP synthase subunit I, coding for MRRLTVGVHTGAYEPCIAALQEAGAVELEAAGDVDGLQGLISPRPRSERIPAIATERARLERCIEALESILPETNPIREIFFPTTPSRVPVAVRGADAVLADAGGLHGVIERVLALKTEDGAIAGRLERIDEEEEMLGYLLPFGIDLAWLGSSRFLEVRAGTIPAGECREIEAYLAGHMPDLAAWFCLCGIGENPTVALTTAHPTAAAQVDAVLRKLAFREFAPGIQEGAPEEGLARLAGERTALLRKREEIVADLTAIAAGHLTAMRALAEELAFLREREEAARLMGGTAGMTVLHGWVREDEADGVASVCERATDGLAFCIFDPPGEDAPVAFDHPGWLAPFGFLTATFGTPAYGSVDPTLFLAPVLVLTFGIMLGDAGYGILLALLAALVLRGAGRTPGTVRDLALVLFACGISGTIFGVLMGGFFGDLLPRLFGIQAPFAVIEPLKDPIAILLLALAIGIAHLNLGLAIAAREHLRTGNLREMVLSEGVWFVIQPCAAVILLTFFGWGTFPGPAVALAWAGAGLGIAGVMIGEGPLGFFSLTGFLGDWLSYARILALALATGGIAMMINILAGMIAAVHPALVVLAVVFAVAGHAGNLVLQALGGFIHALRLQYVEFFGRFFRSGGRPFRPFAARRTFTEVTGGDE
- a CDS encoding TrpB-like pyridoxal phosphate-dependent enzyme — translated: MQTKILLDEDAIPKAWYNIQADLPSPLDPPLHPGTGKPVVPGDLAPIFPMELIRQEMSTQRSIPIPDEVREILSLWRPSPLYRARRLEQHLKTPAKIYFKWEGVSPPGSHKPNTAIPQAYYNMKAGVERLATETGAGQWGSSLAFATALFDMECTVYMVRSSYDQKPYRKSMMQVYGAECFPSPSPRTASGRKVLAEHPDTPGSLGIAISEAVEDAAGRSDTNYALGSVLNHVCLHQTVIGLEAREQLAMVDEYPDTVIGCVGGGSNFAGIAFPFAGDKITGKHPETEILGVEPTACPTMTKGLYAYDYGDVAGLTPLMRMFTLGHDFVPPAIHAGGLRYHGVSPLVAKLIHDGVVGASSYHQNEVFEAAVTFARTEGIIVAPESAHAVKAAIDAALECRRTGEERVILFNNSGHGNFDFSSYEAYFAGRLIDYEYPADLIRESLSHLPKVG